The following proteins are co-located in the Cryptosporangium phraense genome:
- a CDS encoding response regulator, with protein MLVVEDDPIAADAHADYVRRVPGFSVAATALTGADALRELGRVDVDLVLLDMNLPDLHGLDVCRRMRAGGHRADVIAVTSARDLNTVRSAVSLGIVQYLIKPFVFGSFADKLEQYAAYRAQVAGGGVLAGQHEVDRALALLHGRGQTALPKGMSPESLDAVTGALRSSEAPISASELAEDLGMSRITARRYLEHLTEAGLVTRAARYGRAGRPELEYRWN; from the coding sequence GTGCTCGTCGTCGAGGACGACCCGATCGCGGCCGACGCCCACGCCGACTACGTCCGCCGGGTGCCCGGGTTCTCGGTCGCGGCGACGGCGCTGACCGGCGCCGACGCGCTGCGCGAGCTGGGCCGGGTGGACGTCGACCTGGTGCTGCTCGACATGAACCTGCCCGACCTGCACGGACTCGACGTCTGCCGGCGGATGCGAGCCGGTGGGCACCGGGCCGACGTGATCGCGGTGACCTCGGCCCGGGACCTGAACACGGTCCGCTCGGCGGTGTCGCTGGGGATCGTCCAGTATCTGATCAAGCCGTTCGTGTTCGGGTCGTTCGCCGACAAGCTCGAGCAGTACGCGGCCTACCGGGCCCAGGTCGCCGGGGGTGGCGTGCTGGCCGGCCAGCATGAGGTCGACCGGGCGCTGGCGCTGCTGCACGGCCGCGGCCAGACCGCGCTGCCGAAGGGGATGAGTCCGGAGTCGCTGGACGCGGTGACCGGGGCGCTGCGGAGCTCGGAGGCGCCGATCTCGGCGAGTGAGCTGGCCGAGGATCTCGGGATGTCTCGGATCACCGCGCGGCGGTACCTGGAACATCTGACGGAGGCCGGCCTGGTGACGCGAGCCGCCCGCTACGGCCGAGCCGGCCGGCCGGAACTGGAGTATCGCTGGAATTAG
- a CDS encoding sensor histidine kinase, translating to MLRGREWSLARQLFVLQIAVITVVVAAGLGAAIFQARHAAADNAQARALSIARAVAATPEVRDALSLPRPTTVLQPYAEQVRHETGTDFVVVMSPAGIRYSHPDTTQIGRRFLGHTAAALRGESITETYTGTLGPSERAVVPITVGGTVRGLVAVGIVESAVDRGLQGQLRTLAVAGVLALAVAGAGTWLVNRRLRRQTHDLGPRELSRMYEYYDAVLHAVHEGLLLLDRTGRVQLVNDEARRLLDLPADAVGQRADGFPTLALLADGEQRVDEIHLTGDRVLVVNQRPAGGGSVVTLRDHTDLQALTGELDSVRGFAESLRSAAHEAANRLHTVVSLIGLGRVTEAQEFATGELALTQQLADRVVESVDEPVLVALLLGKVAQAHERGVELVLDPEAQVPLGVADPRDLVTIVGNLIDNAVDAAVAAPPPRRAEVGAWLDGDELVLQVADSGSGLDADQVEEAFARGWSTKSDERLIGRGLGLALVGQAVHRHGGRIDVSHDAGAVFTVRLPVRDRAALR from the coding sequence GTGTTACGCGGGAGAGAGTGGAGCCTGGCCCGGCAGTTGTTCGTGCTGCAGATCGCGGTGATCACCGTGGTCGTCGCGGCCGGGCTGGGTGCCGCGATCTTCCAGGCCCGGCACGCGGCCGCCGACAACGCCCAGGCCCGGGCGCTGTCGATCGCCCGCGCGGTGGCCGCCACCCCGGAGGTCCGCGACGCCCTCTCGCTGCCCCGTCCGACGACCGTGCTCCAGCCCTACGCCGAGCAGGTCCGGCACGAGACCGGCACCGACTTCGTCGTCGTGATGAGCCCGGCCGGGATCCGCTACAGCCACCCCGACACCACCCAGATCGGCCGGAGGTTCCTCGGCCACACCGCGGCCGCGCTGCGCGGCGAGAGCATCACCGAGACCTACACCGGCACGCTCGGGCCGTCGGAGCGCGCGGTCGTGCCGATCACGGTCGGCGGCACCGTCCGCGGGCTCGTCGCCGTCGGGATCGTCGAGAGCGCCGTCGACCGCGGCCTGCAGGGCCAGCTGCGGACGCTCGCCGTCGCCGGGGTCCTGGCCCTGGCCGTCGCCGGGGCCGGCACCTGGCTGGTCAACCGGCGCCTGCGGCGCCAGACCCACGACCTGGGCCCGCGTGAGCTGAGCCGGATGTACGAGTACTACGACGCGGTGCTGCACGCGGTGCACGAGGGACTGCTGCTGCTCGACCGCACCGGACGGGTGCAGCTGGTGAACGACGAGGCCCGACGGTTGCTCGACCTCCCGGCCGACGCCGTCGGGCAGCGCGCCGACGGGTTCCCGACGCTGGCCCTACTGGCGGACGGCGAGCAGCGGGTCGACGAGATCCACCTGACCGGCGACCGCGTGCTGGTCGTGAACCAGCGCCCGGCCGGCGGCGGCAGCGTCGTCACGTTGCGCGACCACACGGACCTGCAGGCGCTGACCGGCGAGCTGGACTCGGTGCGGGGCTTCGCCGAGTCGCTCCGGTCAGCGGCCCACGAGGCGGCGAACCGGCTGCACACGGTCGTCTCGCTGATCGGGCTCGGCCGGGTCACCGAGGCGCAGGAGTTCGCGACCGGCGAGCTGGCCCTCACCCAGCAGCTCGCCGACCGGGTCGTCGAGTCGGTGGACGAGCCGGTGCTGGTCGCGTTGCTGCTCGGCAAGGTCGCGCAGGCCCACGAGCGGGGGGTCGAGCTGGTGCTGGACCCGGAGGCCCAGGTCCCGCTGGGCGTCGCCGACCCGCGCGACCTGGTGACGATCGTCGGCAACCTGATCGACAACGCGGTCGACGCCGCGGTGGCCGCGCCGCCGCCGCGGCGGGCCGAGGTGGGGGCGTGGCTGGACGGCGACGAGCTGGTGCTCCAGGTGGCCGACTCCGGTAGCGGCCTGGACGCCGATCAGGTCGAGGAAGCGTTCGCGCGCGGCTGGTCGACGAAGAGCGACGAGCGGCTGATCGGGCGCGGTCTCGGGCTGGCGCTGGTCGGGCAGGCCGTGCACCGGCACGGCGGGCGGATCGACGTCAGCCACGACGCCGGTGCGGTGTTCACGGTCCGGCTTCCGGTGCGCGACCGGGCGGCGCTGCGGTGA
- a CDS encoding cation:dicarboxylate symporter family transporter, translated as MSTTSAPPGNDGPPPVDPAPVDPVPPAPRRDRTHLLYLAVIAAVVLGAAVGLIKPDWGVALKPLGDGFVNLIKMMIAPVIFCTIVLGIGSIRSAAKVGKVGGLTLVYFLIMSTFALAIGLVVGNLIHPGSGLDLSAANPDSVAKYVQQGEGDTIEFLLGIIPTTLVSSLTEGVVLQALLVALLTGFAIQAMGETGQKILTGIGYFQKLVFRILSMIMWVAPIGAFGAIAAVVGQTGWKALTALLQVMLGFYITCIIFVFAILGLLLWSVARISILGLFRYLAREFLLILSTSSSESALPRLIAKMEHFGVERGTVGIVVPTGYSFNLDGTAIYLTMASLFIADAMGDPLSITEQLGLLAFMMIASKGAAGVTGAGLATLAGSLQAHKPALVDGVGLIVGIDRFMSEARALTNFAGNSVATVLIGVWTGGFDREQAQRVLSGEAPFDEATMLDDGHGGSAGKRELATASS; from the coding sequence ATGTCGACCACCTCTGCCCCGCCGGGCAACGACGGTCCCCCGCCCGTGGACCCCGCCCCGGTGGACCCCGTCCCGCCCGCGCCCCGGCGCGACCGGACCCACCTGCTCTACCTCGCGGTCATCGCCGCGGTGGTGCTCGGAGCCGCCGTCGGCCTGATCAAGCCGGACTGGGGCGTCGCGCTCAAGCCGCTCGGCGACGGCTTCGTCAACCTGATCAAGATGATGATCGCGCCGGTCATCTTCTGCACGATCGTGCTCGGCATCGGCTCGATCCGCAGCGCCGCCAAGGTCGGCAAGGTCGGCGGGCTCACGCTCGTCTACTTCCTGATCATGTCGACGTTCGCGCTGGCCATCGGGCTGGTCGTCGGCAATCTGATCCACCCCGGCTCGGGGCTGGACCTCTCGGCCGCCAACCCGGACAGCGTCGCCAAGTACGTCCAGCAGGGCGAGGGCGACACGATCGAGTTCCTGCTCGGGATCATCCCGACGACGCTCGTGTCGTCGCTGACCGAGGGCGTCGTGCTGCAGGCGCTGCTGGTGGCGCTGCTCACCGGGTTCGCGATCCAGGCCATGGGCGAGACCGGGCAGAAGATCCTCACCGGCATCGGCTATTTCCAGAAGCTGGTCTTCCGGATCCTCAGCATGATCATGTGGGTCGCCCCGATCGGGGCGTTCGGCGCGATCGCCGCGGTCGTCGGCCAGACCGGCTGGAAGGCGCTGACCGCGCTGCTCCAGGTCATGCTGGGTTTCTACATCACGTGCATCATCTTCGTGTTCGCCATCCTCGGCCTGCTGCTCTGGTCGGTGGCGCGGATCAGCATCCTCGGGCTGTTCAGGTACCTGGCCCGGGAGTTCCTGCTGATCCTGTCGACGTCGTCCTCGGAGTCGGCGCTGCCCCGGCTGATCGCGAAGATGGAGCACTTCGGCGTCGAGCGGGGCACGGTCGGCATCGTGGTGCCGACCGGGTACTCGTTCAACCTGGACGGCACCGCGATCTACCTGACGATGGCGTCGCTGTTCATCGCCGACGCGATGGGCGACCCGCTGTCGATCACCGAGCAGCTCGGGCTGCTGGCGTTCATGATGATCGCCTCGAAGGGCGCGGCCGGGGTCACCGGCGCCGGCCTGGCGACGCTCGCCGGTTCGCTGCAGGCCCACAAGCCGGCGCTGGTCGACGGCGTCGGGCTGATCGTCGGCATCGACCGGTTCATGTCCGAGGCCCGGGCGCTGACGAACTTCGCCGGCAACTCGGTCGCGACCGTGCTGATCGGGGTGTGGACCGGCGGCTTCGACCGGGAGCAGGCCCAGCGGGTGCTGTCCGGTGAGGCACCGTTCGACGAGGCCACGATGCTCGACGACGGCCACGGCGGGTCCGCCGGGAAACGGGAGCTGGCCACGGCGTCGTCGTAG
- a CDS encoding CoA transferase produces MAPGLVASVRVPLHYGELVFSARCRPGGSTCAVETWFRWGLGDLTGPAEEPGLAPDAPVAARVEGLVASLPAVDPAHVLAGRAGLQGWGRSGRISANGTCRLLRAADGWVAVNLSRPTDVELVPAVLEAEIEGDPWEALTSAAAARPAAELAARAQLLGIPAAVPASSVGLPPLTIRTLREPADAAAGWRVVLDLSAMWAGPLCAHLLGRAGAHVVKVEDVRRPDGARFGPAAFYDELHAGHASVVLDFATTSGRDALAALAEEADVVVESSRPRALARLGLLAEEWVAARPGRTWVSITGYGRGDPEQRVAFGDDAAVAGGLLATDGHGGPVFCGDAIADPLTGLYAASAALDSARGGGGHLLDVAMAGVAAWAARPGDGPRYAHVRDESGVLRHADP; encoded by the coding sequence GTGGCACCCGGACTCGTCGCCTCGGTCCGGGTGCCACTGCACTACGGTGAGCTGGTGTTTTCCGCGCGGTGCAGGCCCGGTGGCAGCACGTGCGCGGTCGAGACGTGGTTCCGGTGGGGGCTGGGCGACCTGACCGGGCCGGCCGAGGAGCCGGGCCTGGCGCCGGACGCGCCGGTGGCGGCCCGGGTCGAGGGGTTGGTGGCCTCGCTCCCGGCGGTGGATCCGGCGCACGTGCTGGCCGGGCGGGCCGGGCTGCAGGGCTGGGGACGGTCCGGCCGGATCTCGGCGAACGGCACCTGTCGGTTGCTGCGGGCGGCCGACGGGTGGGTGGCGGTGAACCTCTCCCGGCCCACCGACGTCGAGCTGGTCCCGGCGGTGCTCGAGGCCGAGATCGAGGGTGACCCGTGGGAGGCGCTCACGTCCGCCGCCGCGGCCCGGCCCGCGGCCGAGCTGGCCGCCCGGGCCCAACTCCTCGGGATCCCGGCCGCGGTCCCCGCAAGCTCCGTCGGGCTTCCCCCACTCACGATCCGGACGCTCCGCGAGCCGGCCGACGCGGCGGCGGGCTGGCGCGTCGTGCTGGATCTCTCGGCGATGTGGGCCGGCCCGTTGTGCGCGCATCTGCTCGGACGGGCGGGCGCGCACGTCGTCAAGGTCGAGGACGTCCGCCGGCCGGACGGGGCCCGGTTCGGGCCGGCCGCGTTCTACGACGAACTGCACGCGGGACACGCGAGCGTCGTCCTCGACTTCGCGACCACGTCCGGACGGGACGCCCTGGCCGCGCTGGCCGAGGAGGCCGACGTCGTCGTCGAGAGCAGCCGCCCCCGGGCGCTGGCCCGGCTCGGCCTGCTCGCCGAGGAGTGGGTCGCCGCGCGTCCCGGCCGGACCTGGGTCTCGATCACCGGCTACGGCCGGGGCGACCCCGAGCAGCGGGTCGCGTTCGGCGACGACGCCGCGGTCGCCGGCGGGCTGCTGGCCACCGACGGGCACGGCGGTCCGGTGTTCTGCGGCGACGCGATCGCCGACCCGTTGACCGGCCTGTACGCGGCCTCCGCGGCGTTGGACTCCGCTCGCGGGGGCGGCGGCCACCTGCTCGACGTCGCGATGGCCGGGGTCGCCGCCTGGGCGGCCCGCCCGGGCGACGGACCGCGGTACGCGCACGTCCGCGACGAGTCCGGGGTGCTCCGCCATGCTGATCCGTGA
- a CDS encoding amidohydrolase family protein — protein MLIRDAEVDGVPGLDVRIEARRIVDVGRRLTRRAGEEVHAADGGALIPGLHDHHVHLRAWAATRWSVPLGDVHGPEAFDRRLRTAAGSAPDGIWLRGVGWHERAHGELDRARLDALTGGRPARVQHRTGALWVLNSAALALTGAPDDVSAATGRLHRLDDWLRARVAAVGPDPFPAAVRALGAEAAGYGVTRFTDATPGRDRAETEALTGLGLPQLLRLMSPTGVGPGPQKIVLDDPTLPPVETLARTIRGIHRSGSAVAVHCVTAEQLVTLVAAVEEAGRVAGDRVEHAGIVPPGYADRLAALGLAVVTNPGFLADRGDAYRREVRPPERDWLYPARSLLDAGVTLAAATDAPFGPADPWIAIAAAVDRLTPDGEVLGPHERISPSEALALFHRDPDGGPGRAGGAVRRVAVGQPADVCLLHVPLDVALRAPSSENVRTTF, from the coding sequence ATGCTGATCCGTGACGCCGAGGTCGACGGCGTCCCCGGGCTCGACGTCCGGATCGAGGCGCGGCGGATCGTCGACGTCGGACGGAGGCTGACCCGGCGCGCCGGTGAAGAGGTGCACGCCGCCGACGGCGGGGCGTTGATCCCGGGGCTGCACGACCACCACGTGCACCTGCGCGCCTGGGCCGCGACCCGCTGGTCGGTGCCGCTCGGAGACGTGCACGGGCCGGAGGCGTTCGACCGGCGCCTACGGACGGCGGCCGGGTCGGCTCCGGACGGCATCTGGCTCCGGGGCGTGGGCTGGCACGAGCGTGCGCACGGCGAGCTGGACCGCGCCCGGCTCGACGCGCTCACCGGCGGCCGCCCGGCCCGGGTCCAGCACCGCACCGGCGCGCTCTGGGTGCTGAACAGCGCCGCGCTCGCGCTGACCGGCGCCCCGGACGACGTGTCGGCCGCCACCGGCCGGCTGCACCGGCTCGACGACTGGCTCCGCGCCCGGGTCGCGGCGGTGGGGCCCGACCCGTTCCCGGCCGCGGTGCGCGCGCTCGGCGCCGAGGCCGCCGGGTACGGCGTCACCCGCTTCACCGACGCGACGCCCGGCCGCGACCGGGCCGAGACCGAGGCGCTGACCGGCCTCGGCCTTCCTCAGCTCCTGCGGCTGATGTCCCCGACCGGGGTCGGCCCCGGCCCGCAGAAGATCGTGCTCGACGACCCGACGCTGCCGCCGGTGGAGACGCTCGCCCGGACGATCCGGGGGATCCACCGCTCCGGGTCGGCGGTCGCGGTCCACTGTGTCACCGCGGAGCAGCTGGTGACGCTGGTCGCCGCGGTCGAGGAGGCCGGCCGCGTCGCCGGTGACCGGGTCGAACACGCGGGGATCGTGCCGCCGGGGTACGCGGACCGGCTGGCCGCGCTCGGGCTGGCCGTCGTGACGAACCCGGGCTTCCTCGCCGACCGGGGCGACGCGTACCGCCGGGAGGTCCGGCCGCCGGAGCGGGACTGGCTCTACCCGGCCCGCTCGCTCCTCGACGCGGGCGTGACGCTCGCCGCCGCGACCGACGCTCCGTTCGGCCCGGCCGACCCGTGGATCGCGATCGCCGCCGCCGTGGATCGCCTCACCCCGGACGGTGAGGTCCTCGGCCCGCACGAGCGGATCTCGCCGTCCGAGGCGCTCGCGCTCTTCCACCGCGACCCCGACGGCGGTCCCGGCCGTGCCGGGGGCGCGGTCCGGCGGGTCGCGGTCGGTCAGCCGGCCGACGTCTGCCTGCTGCACGTTCCGCTGGACGTCGCCCTACGCGCACCGTCGTCGGAGAACGTGCGGACGACGTTCTGA
- a CDS encoding quinone oxidoreductase family protein, whose product MKAAVIHRRGGVPVYEDFPDPVPADGQVLIDVRAVAVENVDRAVAAGEHYTSTDPVYPLIPCFDGVGTLPDGTLVGFGNVRAPYGALAEKVAVDAYAPIPEGVEATLAPALATAFTGMAMRTAAGFQPGETVLVQGATGVAGRVALQIARLLGAGRVVATGRDDEALASSGADAVINTAVSDEDLRRAFVEAGPYDVVLDYLWGRPAEVLFRALTPESFAFAKPTRVVQIGESAGNAVTLRADSLRTSGVEVYGAAKGLSGAGMGEVYEQILAWTRSGELVFEREVVPLSDIESAWQRTDLRGKRLIVTP is encoded by the coding sequence GTGAAGGCAGCGGTGATCCATCGGCGCGGTGGCGTGCCGGTCTACGAGGACTTTCCCGACCCGGTGCCGGCCGACGGCCAGGTGCTCATCGACGTGCGGGCGGTGGCGGTGGAGAACGTCGACCGGGCGGTCGCGGCCGGCGAGCACTACACGAGCACCGACCCGGTGTACCCGCTGATCCCGTGCTTCGACGGGGTCGGGACGCTGCCCGACGGCACGCTCGTGGGGTTCGGCAACGTGCGGGCGCCGTACGGGGCGCTGGCCGAGAAGGTCGCGGTGGACGCGTACGCGCCGATCCCCGAGGGCGTCGAGGCCACGCTCGCTCCGGCGCTGGCCACGGCGTTCACCGGGATGGCGATGCGGACCGCGGCCGGTTTCCAGCCGGGCGAGACCGTGCTCGTTCAGGGTGCGACCGGCGTGGCCGGGCGGGTGGCGCTGCAGATCGCGCGGTTACTGGGGGCGGGCCGGGTCGTGGCGACCGGCCGCGACGACGAGGCTCTGGCCTCGTCGGGGGCGGATGCGGTGATCAACACGGCGGTGTCCGACGAGGACCTGCGTCGGGCGTTCGTCGAGGCCGGGCCGTACGACGTGGTGCTCGACTACCTGTGGGGGCGGCCGGCCGAGGTGCTGTTCCGCGCACTGACGCCCGAGTCGTTCGCGTTCGCGAAGCCGACGCGGGTGGTCCAGATCGGGGAATCGGCCGGGAACGCGGTCACGCTGCGGGCCGACAGCCTGCGGACGTCCGGCGTCGAGGTCTACGGGGCCGCGAAGGGGCTGTCCGGCGCCGGGATGGGCGAGGTCTACGAGCAGATCCTGGCCTGGACGCGCTCCGGCGAACTGGTCTTCGAACGCGAGGTGGTGCCGCTGTCCGACATCGAGTCCGCCTGGCAACGCACCGACCTCCGCGGCAAACGCCTGATCGTCACGCCGTAA
- a CDS encoding TetR/AcrR family transcriptional regulator C-terminal domain-containing protein, translated as MAVTRDRLVAEALALLDEGGLAAVTFRKLAQRLGVQAPTLYWHVKNKAALVTALAEAILAPVELPPRTDEERWQDWLSALAQRLRRALLAHPDGAQVVSQAQLSLRMAEISETAMRTLAESGLSLRNARLTVLAVERFTIGHVLEEQAGPPDVEGFDLDAYAARYPTVVRAVADYFEPGRTVDDLFTDTLGVILS; from the coding sequence ATGGCGGTCACCCGGGATCGGCTCGTCGCCGAGGCGCTCGCACTGCTCGACGAGGGCGGGCTCGCCGCGGTGACGTTCCGCAAGCTCGCGCAGCGACTCGGCGTCCAGGCGCCGACGCTCTACTGGCACGTCAAGAACAAGGCCGCGCTGGTCACGGCTCTGGCCGAAGCGATTCTGGCCCCGGTCGAGCTGCCACCGCGCACGGACGAGGAGCGGTGGCAGGACTGGTTGTCCGCCCTCGCGCAGCGGCTGCGCCGCGCGCTCCTCGCGCACCCCGACGGCGCGCAGGTCGTCTCCCAGGCCCAGCTCTCGCTGCGGATGGCCGAGATCTCCGAGACCGCCATGCGGACGCTCGCCGAGAGCGGCCTCTCGCTGCGGAACGCCCGGCTGACCGTGCTGGCGGTCGAGCGGTTCACGATCGGGCACGTGCTGGAGGAACAGGCCGGCCCGCCGGACGTCGAGGGCTTCGATCTGGACGCGTACGCTGCCCGCTACCCGACCGTGGTGCGGGCGGTCGCCGACTACTTCGAGCCCGGCCGCACGGTGGACGACCTGTTCACCGATACGTTGGGTGTGATCCTCAGCTGA
- a CDS encoding CaiB/BaiF CoA transferase family protein: MMGPLSGLRVLELAGIGPGPHAAMILADLGADVVRVDRPVPGFDPTVGSSDQLLRGRRSIALNLKDADDLERVRSLIAVADVLLEGYRPGVTERLGIGPDDCAAINPRLVYARMTGWGQDGPWASRAGHDINYISLTGALHAIGRAGERPVPPLNFVGDFGGGSMLLLVGILSALWERERSGQGQVVDAAMVDGATLLSQMFWSFRGAGVWTDERGANLLDGGAPWYDTYECADGRFVSVGALEPQFWTALLAGLEIDDLPSRDDRANWPAIRKRFTERFGSRTRDEWAAVFEGTDACVTPVLSFAEASSHPHVAARNTVADLNGVPQAAPAPRFSRTPPGTPTPPPGAGAHNEEVLADWLS, encoded by the coding sequence GTGATGGGTCCCCTCTCCGGGCTGCGCGTGCTCGAGCTCGCCGGGATCGGCCCCGGTCCGCACGCGGCGATGATCCTGGCCGACCTCGGCGCGGACGTCGTCCGCGTCGACCGCCCGGTCCCGGGCTTCGACCCGACCGTCGGCTCCTCCGACCAGCTCCTTCGTGGACGTCGGTCGATCGCGCTCAACCTCAAGGATGCCGACGACCTGGAGCGGGTGAGATCGCTGATCGCGGTGGCCGACGTGCTGCTCGAGGGGTACCGGCCGGGCGTCACCGAGCGGCTGGGCATCGGTCCCGACGACTGCGCGGCGATCAACCCCCGGCTGGTCTACGCCCGGATGACCGGATGGGGCCAGGACGGGCCGTGGGCGTCGCGGGCCGGGCACGACATCAACTACATCTCGCTGACCGGCGCGCTGCACGCGATCGGCCGGGCCGGCGAGCGTCCGGTGCCCCCGCTGAACTTCGTCGGTGACTTCGGCGGCGGCTCGATGCTGCTGCTCGTCGGGATCTTGTCGGCGCTCTGGGAGCGGGAGCGGTCGGGTCAGGGCCAGGTGGTGGACGCCGCGATGGTCGACGGGGCCACGCTGCTGTCCCAGATGTTCTGGTCGTTCCGCGGCGCCGGAGTTTGGACGGACGAGCGGGGCGCGAACCTGCTCGACGGCGGGGCGCCCTGGTACGACACCTACGAGTGCGCGGACGGGCGGTTCGTGTCGGTCGGAGCGCTGGAGCCGCAGTTCTGGACCGCGCTGCTGGCCGGGCTGGAGATCGACGACCTGCCCTCGCGCGACGACCGGGCCAACTGGCCGGCGATACGCAAGCGCTTCACCGAGCGGTTCGGGTCGCGCACCCGGGACGAGTGGGCCGCGGTTTTCGAGGGCACCGACGCGTGCGTGACGCCGGTGCTGTCGTTCGCCGAGGCGTCGTCGCATCCGCACGTGGCCGCGCGGAACACGGTGGCCGACCTCAACGGCGTGCCCCAGGCCGCCCCCGCCCCGCGCTTCTCCCGGACGCCGCCGGGCACGCCGACGCCCCCGCCCGGCGCCGGCGCCCACAACGAGGAAGTGCTGGCCGACTGGCTCAGCTGA
- a CDS encoding crotonase/enoyl-CoA hydratase family protein: MSDEVLVEHADGVAVITINRPQARNAVNGAVSAGVSAALDELDERDDLTIGIITGAGGTFCAGMDLKAFVAGENPNDEKRGFGGITMTPPRKPIIAAVEGWALAGGCEIALSCDLIVAAEDAKFGIPEVKRGLVAAAGGLVRLPRRIPPAVAMELALTGDPLPASDAYRLGLVNQLTTPGGALEAAKALGARIAANGPLAVAATKQIIVQSQDWTDAELWSKQGPLVAPVLGSEDAQEGSRAFAEKRAPVWKGR; the protein is encoded by the coding sequence GTGAGCGACGAGGTACTGGTCGAGCACGCCGACGGCGTTGCGGTCATCACGATCAACCGGCCGCAGGCCCGGAACGCGGTCAACGGTGCGGTCTCCGCCGGGGTCTCCGCGGCCCTCGACGAGCTGGACGAGCGGGACGACCTGACGATCGGCATCATCACCGGCGCGGGCGGCACGTTCTGCGCGGGCATGGACCTCAAGGCGTTCGTCGCGGGCGAGAACCCGAACGACGAGAAGCGCGGGTTCGGCGGCATCACGATGACCCCGCCGCGCAAGCCGATCATCGCCGCCGTCGAGGGCTGGGCGCTGGCCGGCGGCTGCGAGATCGCGCTGTCCTGCGACCTGATCGTCGCGGCCGAGGACGCCAAGTTCGGCATCCCCGAGGTCAAGCGTGGGCTGGTCGCCGCGGCCGGTGGCCTCGTCCGCCTCCCCCGCCGGATCCCGCCCGCCGTCGCGATGGAACTCGCCCTCACCGGTGACCCGCTGCCCGCGTCCGACGCCTACCGGCTCGGCCTCGTCAACCAGCTGACGACGCCCGGCGGCGCACTCGAGGCGGCCAAGGCCCTGGGCGCCCGGATCGCCGCGAACGGGCCGCTCGCGGTGGCCGCGACCAAGCAGATCATCGTGCAGTCGCAGGACTGGACGGACGCCGAGCTGTGGTCGAAGCAGGGGCCGTTGGTGGCTCCGGTGCTGGGATCGGAGGACGCCCAGGAGGGCTCGCGGGCGTTCGCCGAGAAGCGCGCGCCAGTGTGGAAGGGCCGGTGA
- a CDS encoding acyl-CoA thioesterase, with protein MEQTTTDASTIVDLFTLEPVAPDHFRATTVIDDPHPMFGGQPVAQALRAAGLTVPEGRLPHSLHGYFLRAGDAGQPTDFRVDRDRDGGSYSARRVTALQRDEVIFTMSCSFTTTADGPDVDDVPAPDVPGPENPVPMGRIVSMETALPPYPYPGSAWPTRYWVRCTADLPDDPLLHACVLAYVSDVSNGTAAYHDETARSGSSLDHALWFHRPVRMDEWVLMDLVPHTIAHGRGFYSGTMRSADGALVASIAQESLFRSRRKT; from the coding sequence GTGGAGCAGACCACGACCGACGCGTCGACGATCGTCGACCTCTTCACGCTCGAGCCGGTCGCGCCCGACCACTTCCGGGCGACGACGGTGATCGACGACCCCCACCCGATGTTCGGCGGTCAGCCGGTCGCGCAGGCGCTGCGCGCCGCCGGGCTGACCGTCCCCGAGGGCCGCCTGCCGCACTCGCTGCACGGCTACTTCCTGCGGGCCGGGGACGCCGGTCAGCCGACCGACTTCCGGGTGGACCGCGACCGCGACGGCGGCTCGTACTCGGCCCGCCGGGTGACCGCGCTCCAGCGCGACGAGGTCATCTTCACGATGTCGTGCTCGTTCACGACGACGGCCGACGGTCCGGACGTGGACGACGTCCCGGCGCCGGACGTGCCCGGCCCGGAGAACCCGGTCCCGATGGGGCGGATCGTCTCGATGGAGACCGCGCTGCCGCCGTACCCGTATCCGGGCAGCGCGTGGCCGACCCGGTACTGGGTCCGCTGCACGGCCGACCTCCCCGACGACCCGCTGCTGCACGCGTGCGTGCTGGCCTACGTCTCGGACGTCTCCAACGGCACCGCGGCCTACCACGACGAGACCGCCAGGTCGGGCTCGAGCCTCGACCATGCGCTCTGGTTCCACCGGCCGGTCCGGATGGACGAGTGGGTGCTGATGGACCTGGTGCCGCACACGATCGCGCACGGGCGCGGGTTCTACAGCGGCACGATGCGGTCGGCGGACGGGGCGCTGGTGGCCTCGATCGCCCAGGAGTCCCTGTTCAGAAGCCGCCGAAAAACCTGA